The Ricinus communis isolate WT05 ecotype wild-type unplaced genomic scaffold, ASM1957865v1 Ctg23, whole genome shotgun sequence genomic sequence ATAAGTGGTGACAGAATAAAGCGTCCATAAAAAAGACGCTTATTGTCAGTTCTTGATTCAACACATTTCCACTGCAGTGTCCGAGTAGATATTGTTACTTTCTCTCGaatcataataatattgaaatcattgaattatttatttctcttgTCTCTTGAAATCTcttcaatatttatatttacacaCGCCTTTTTTTAGGGGGGCCTGCAGCCATTATGTGGCATAGGGGTTACATCCCGGACGAAGCTtaataatataccacttctgcGAATAGCTCTTAATGCTGCATCTCGCCCGAGACCAGGACCTTTTATCATGACTTCGCCCGTTGCATACCTTGATCCACTACTGTTCGAATAGCATTTCCCGCTGCGGTTTGAGCTGCAAATGGCGTTCCTCTCTTGTGCCCCTGAATCCACAAGTGCCGGCGGAGGACCAAGAAATCACTCGACCCCGTACATCTGTAACGGTCACAATAGTATTGTTGAAACTTGCTTGAACATGAATAACTCCTTTTGGTATTTTATGCGCACTCTTACGTGAACCAATACGTCCATTCCTGCGTGAACCAATTCTTGGTAAAGGTTTTgccatattttattatctcataaatataagtCAGGGGTCTATGGATATATCCATTTCATGTCAAAATAgatcctttttttatttatacattttttatttgtacatcAGATCCTTTAGAGCGTTTCCGCTTAGCAAGATTATCCTTGTCTTTGTTTATGTCTCGGGTTAAAGCAAATTACTATAATTCGCCCCCGTCTACGTATCAGTCGAcattttcacaaattttaCGAACAGAAGctcttattttcatatttgccgtcccttaaattttgaatatacatactttttttgaagaaaataagtttcttTAAACTTTGAAATCGCGAATTGTATCCCTTGAAAGTGATGAAAGTGAAAGGActttttaagttgaaaaaaaaaaactgactAATCATTCAAATCTTTGTTTGTTACGGAGTCTATAAATTAGAAGTGCTCTGGTCGAATTCTAAATACTTAACACTATTTCTGAGCAGTATAGGTATAAAAAAACTATGTTGGATCCTTCCTGAAGCATAACCTAAAACCAGATCTTCATTATCTAAAGGAACTTGGAACATACTATTGAAAAAGTGATTCAGAAATTTAACCTTCCCAAATTGAATCcattttttgttctttcattCCATCTAAAATCCCCTTCAAGTATCAATTAATGTAATAGGAATGATATTAGAAacctcttctttctctttttttttttttcacaaatAAGAAGTTGGGATACAATTCGGATATCCGAAAGATTACCATATATAACACAAGATTTCTCCACCGATTCTTTCTAGTCGAGCTTCTCGGTCGGTCATTATACCCCGAGAAGTAGAAAGAATTACAATACCCATCCCGCCCAAAATTCTAGGAATTTTTTGATAGTTAGAATAGATTCGTAGACCAGGTCGGCTAATCCGTTTTAAATTTAGACTAGTTCTATAGGGTCCCTTCCTCTTCCTTCTATGTCGTAGGGTTAAAACCAAAAATTTTTTGTTGCCTTCCTGGTGTTTCCTGACATTTTCAATAAAACCTTCTcgtaaaagtattttaataatgttttCAGTGATGTTAGTGAATGCTATTCGAACGGTTCCTTTTCTATTCATGTCAGCATTTCGTATAGAGGTTATTATCTCAGCAATAGGATCCCTGCCCATGATAaactaaattttgaatttctctCTAGTTTTGATATAATCaacatactttttttttttctttttttttttttgaattacttattttattaaaggtATATGCGTGAAACACAATTTACTAATGaaattctatttcatttttattcaaatactataactatacaataaaaactatataaaaaatactataactATATACTAGAACTGTATCATGGTCtcatcttaattttaaatggtattatcttctattttatttagaattttttattttataatacttcAGGCGCTAATGAAactattttagtaaatttaacTGTCTCAATTCTCGGGCGATTGCACCAAAAATTCGAGTTCCCTTTGGATTTCCTTCTTGATCAATGACAACTGCAGCATTGTCATCATATCGTATTATCATACCGTTATCACGTTTGAGTTCTTTACAAGTACGTACAATTACAGCTCTGATTACTTCTGATCTTTCTAGAGGTGAATTTGGTGCCGCTTCCTTGATCACAGCAACAATAACGTCACCAATATGAGCATATCGGCGATTACTAGTCCCTATGATTCGAATACACATTAATTCTCGGGCTCCGCTGTTATCTGCTACATTCAAATGGGTCTGAGATTGGatcatatcatttttttttttttatctgttATTTTAAtgcaaaggaaaaaaagatatattgtttgtccaaaacaaaaaaaaaactttcgATTTATTTTAGCACCCCAAAACAAAAGTCTTTTTCCTTTAGTTCTATATTCCTATCCCGAAATAATGAATTGAGTTCGTATAGGCATTTTTGATGCTGCTATTGAAATAGCCCTTCTTGCTATATTTTCTGCTACTCCACCCATTTCCATAAAGTATTCTACCTGGTTTAACGACAGCCACCCAATATTCAGGAGATCCTTTCCCGAACCCATACGTGTTTCCGTAGGTCTTAAAGTAACTGGTTTGTCGGGAAATATGCGTACCCATATTTTTCCACCGCGGCGTGCATTTCGTGTCATTGCCCGTCGTCCCGCTTCTATTTGTCTAGATGTAATCCAAGCGGGTTCAAGTGCCTGAAGAGCATATTTGCCGAAACAAATACGATTACCTCGAAAAGCTATTCCTTTCATTCTTCCCTCTATGCTGTTTACGGAATCGGGTTCTTTTGGGTTATAGTTGATGGTTGTTTCTCAATTCCATCTCTACTACAGAACCGGACATGAGAGTTTCTTCTCATCCAGCTCCTCGCGAatgaaatgtatatatatgtgtttgatgaataatatacTAAATCATGGGATTCTTTGAGATttcacttaatttatttacttaatctaatctatttctaatttatttattagattattttctattttattagattattagaatagaaatagaaattggtatatatatatatatatatatatttttttattataattatgatatcaGATCgctaaaatttagaaatccaataatctaaaaaatttcGCGGGCGAATATTTActctttcaatatttattttatttgttttgtagAGCTAATCCACGATCCTTCAGAATAAATGGAttgtcttttggttcctttcgCTATCCTCCCAATAAATCATTAagatttgttttcaataaaatcTTATGTATTTACAGGTTCCGTCGTTCCCATCGCTTCTCCATTAATGGTTAGGTCTTAATTTTACAATGGAGCCTCtaatttgatttgttcttGAGTCAATCTTCTCAGTCTTTATTGGCTCGAGGCTCttgattttttgttttatgaatGAATTAGTTTCATTATAGATCAATTGGTATTGATGCTTTAGTACATTAGCCTTTATCTGATGATTCATAGACCTTACATATCGGAATCATAGatcattgatatttttttctctctttcttcacCCTTCCATTTATCCgcataattttgattttgatttacAACTCCTAATCAAATCAGattggtttttcttttgttttttgttttgtttgtgcaaaaagGATTTAAATTGCtccaataataaataaaaatatgagcaaTATATCATATCTTGAATGTTTCCTTGGATCTAGATAATGCAAAGCGATGAGTTGGTTATTAGTTGTATTTGGTTattagttgtatatttatacttattagTTCATAGTATGAGTCAGTCCTTTTTTTTAATCCTGAACCTAAAAAACCAACGAGTCACACACTAAGCATAGcaattatatcaaattatcaatcgaattttttattttattcaaccctatagaaatataattcgaattgattctttttttttttaataataaaaaaaaaaagaatcaaagagtttgtcatttttgttttatcaatAGATAGAATGTAAAGACAAGTCAAGTAAgggtttattattttttgtctaGAAATGTCCAAATTTTTATGCCTAATACCCCATAAATGGTTCTAACTGTATATGAACAATAATCAATTTTAGCCCGAATGGTTTGTAGAGGAACCCTACCCTCTCTAATCCACTCCGACGCGTGCAATTTCTTTCCGTCAAGACGCCCCGCAATTTGTACTTGAATTCCTTTTGTATCCGCCTGTTCAGTTAATTCAATAGCTTTTTTCATTGCTTTGCGAAATGAAACTCTATTCTTTAATTGTCCGGCTATAAATTCTGCAAGAATATTAGGGTGCCCATAAGGGTTTGAAATTCTTGTAATAGCAATATTGAGTTTTCGGTTCACACAATTTAGTTCTTTTTGTACATTTATCTGTAATTTCTCGATTCGTTTAGGTTTACtttctattaataattttgtgaatcccatatatattattacttgAATCACATCAATTCTTTTTGAATCTCTATACATGCAATTCCCTCAACACCAGAAGATATTTTTGTATTGTTTTTTACATAATTCTTGATAcagtttcttattttttgatcTTCTTGTAGACCCTCAGAGTAATTTTTTGGTTGAGCAAACCAAAGAGAATAATGACTTTGGGTTGTACCAAGTCGGAAACCTAGtggatttattttttgtcCCATAATCCCCCACTACTTACTATACATATCATGAAATGTCGCATCTGTGGATTTCGTTTTTTTTATCCACCCCCGGTTTTTTAAGCATATGTTATATTCTTCATATTCTTCATATTCTTCatataaagatatattttttaatacaatagTTATATGACAGGTCGATCTTTTTATCAGATAACCCCGCCCTCGAGCCtgaggttttaattttttcacaGTAGCACCTTCGTTGACTTCGGCTTTACTAATGATTAAATTGGCTTCGTTGAAACCCATATTGTGGCGAGCGTTTGCTGCTGcagaataaattaattttaaaatgggATAACATGCTCGATAAGGCATAAGCTCGAGTATCATAAGTGTTTCTTCATAAGAACGTCCACGAATCTGATCAATTATTCTTCGTGCTTTGTGAGTGGACATACATATATG encodes the following:
- the LOC125368932 gene encoding 50S ribosomal protein L14, chloroplastic-like gives rise to the protein MIQSQTHLNVADNSGARELMCIRIIGTSNRRYAHIGDVIVAVIKEAAPNSPLERSEVIRAVIVRTCKELKRDNGMIIRYDDNAAVVIDQEGNPKGTRIFGAIARELRQLNLLK